The Corynebacterium pseudopelargi genome contains a region encoding:
- a CDS encoding DUF421 domain-containing protein — MWFSGFDPIIRILLVGSSSYLALLVMLRIAGARSLAKFNAFDFAVTVAVGSMLATAVTSKDLAFTSGAAAIALMLGLQFLVARVIRDRLGLRKLVTASPVVLVRAGQLLPEGLKAARLGQADVRQAARQAGLGSFENIAAMILETDGTISTVTFDQLGDGSTLDDLPDLNAVGAQGMRHRVGSAGASKS, encoded by the coding sequence ATGTGGTTTTCAGGCTTTGACCCGATCATCCGAATCCTGCTGGTAGGCAGCAGTTCCTACCTAGCGCTGCTGGTGATGCTGCGCATCGCCGGTGCCCGCTCACTGGCTAAGTTCAACGCCTTCGATTTCGCCGTCACCGTGGCCGTGGGCTCCATGCTCGCCACTGCGGTCACCTCCAAGGATCTCGCCTTCACCTCGGGCGCAGCTGCCATCGCGCTCATGCTCGGCTTGCAGTTCCTCGTCGCCCGCGTGATCCGCGATCGCCTTGGGCTGCGCAAGCTAGTCACGGCCTCGCCCGTGGTGCTGGTGCGCGCCGGTCAGCTACTCCCGGAAGGTCTCAAAGCCGCCAGGCTCGGGCAGGCCGACGTGCGTCAAGCCGCCCGCCAAGCGGGGCTGGGCAGCTTCGAGAACATCGCTGCGATGATCCTGGAAACGGACGGCACCATCTCCACCGTCACCTTTGACCAGTTGGGCGACGGCAGCACCCTAGATGACCTGCCCGACCTCAACGCCGTTGGCGCCCAGGGGATGCGCCATCGCGTGGGTAGCGCTGGGGCGTCGAAAAGCTAA
- a CDS encoding DsbA family oxidoreductase has translation MRIDIWTDVVCPFCFIGKEHLNQALETFEHADDVEVHWRAFELDPSLPAQPDSTLAEAIAKKYGASMEESAARQRQMAQLLQTYGVEFNWEDAKFGNTLDAHRLIQFAQTKGKGAELQDALMRAYLENSQNIAEHPTLLAAAKKVGLDASEVQAVLDSDDFREAVHQDEAQGAQIGIRGVPFFVFDGKFAVSGAQPKEVFDQALDQAWADSKNLLNNPEQGSSCCGGGGCCS, from the coding sequence ATGCGAATTGATATTTGGACCGATGTGGTGTGCCCCTTCTGCTTCATTGGCAAGGAACACTTGAACCAAGCGCTCGAAACCTTTGAGCACGCAGATGACGTTGAAGTGCACTGGCGTGCGTTTGAGTTAGACCCAAGCCTTCCTGCGCAGCCGGACAGCACCTTGGCGGAGGCAATCGCCAAGAAGTACGGCGCGAGCATGGAAGAGTCGGCTGCTCGTCAGCGTCAGATGGCGCAGCTTTTACAGACCTATGGCGTGGAGTTCAATTGGGAGGACGCAAAGTTCGGCAACACCTTGGATGCGCATCGCCTAATACAATTCGCCCAAACTAAGGGCAAAGGCGCGGAGCTGCAGGACGCTCTCATGCGCGCGTATTTGGAAAACTCCCAGAACATCGCAGAACACCCCACGCTGCTGGCGGCAGCCAAGAAGGTAGGCCTGGACGCTTCCGAGGTGCAGGCAGTCCTGGATAGCGATGATTTCCGCGAGGCCGTCCACCAGGATGAGGCCCAGGGCGCCCAGATTGGTATTCGGGGTGTGCCTTTCTTCGTCTTCGACGGCAAATTCGCCGTCTCCGGCGCGCAGCCCAAGGAGGTGTTCGATCAAGCTTTGGATCAGGCGTGGGCTGATTCGAAAAATCTCCTTAACAATCCCGAACAGGGCTCAAGCTGCTGCGGTGGCGGCGGCTGCTGCAGCTAA
- a CDS encoding MFS transporter: MPQTLSRRAITVWLAAVAVYVLAIAGRTSFGVSGVAAIERFQVDASRLAVFTAVQVGVYAIAQIPTGVLVDKLGPRSMLLYGAILMGLGQIILGFAPAYWVAILARVLIGAGDATAFLSVMRLIPAWFPARKAPLFSQLTGALGQSGQFISAVPFLHLLGVAGWSVAFVSLGAVGILIAGAAWYFIADSPEQHGRKATSKSCGPQLSLGARLRTVLRSPTAWQGVFIHWSNLSPINIFLLLWGVPMMKLGMGLDAGQIATVLSTATIGSVCAGPLHGMISARAGNNRDLAALATSTINVGLFAWFFASGQPRNQIWLMVLIFVVALLAPAANYGFDSVREHLKYSVLATGTGLANMGGFVATMIGAQLIGALLDWHAQVATFQWADFRVAWLGIIFVWAVGAAGIVYCGLRLRRICDNASVR; encoded by the coding sequence ATGCCACAGACGCTGTCCCGGCGAGCCATTACCGTATGGTTGGCGGCCGTCGCCGTGTACGTGCTGGCCATTGCAGGGCGCACTTCCTTTGGGGTTTCAGGGGTTGCAGCCATTGAGCGCTTCCAAGTGGATGCCTCAAGGCTCGCCGTTTTCACCGCCGTCCAAGTGGGCGTGTACGCCATCGCCCAGATTCCCACCGGCGTACTGGTGGATAAACTCGGGCCGCGCTCCATGTTGCTCTACGGGGCGATTCTCATGGGCCTCGGGCAGATCATCCTCGGTTTCGCTCCAGCTTATTGGGTTGCGATTCTGGCGCGAGTCCTCATTGGTGCAGGTGACGCCACAGCGTTCTTATCGGTGATGCGCCTAATTCCCGCGTGGTTCCCGGCGCGCAAAGCTCCCCTGTTTTCCCAACTCACCGGGGCGCTGGGTCAATCGGGGCAATTCATCTCCGCTGTGCCGTTCCTCCACCTCCTCGGCGTGGCCGGGTGGAGCGTGGCGTTCGTGAGTTTGGGGGCGGTAGGCATTCTCATCGCCGGCGCCGCGTGGTACTTCATTGCCGATTCACCGGAACAGCACGGCAGGAAGGCCACCTCGAAGTCATGCGGGCCGCAGCTTTCGCTCGGCGCACGTTTGCGCACGGTGCTACGCAGCCCCACCGCCTGGCAGGGCGTATTTATCCACTGGAGCAACCTCTCCCCCATCAACATCTTTCTGCTGCTGTGGGGTGTGCCGATGATGAAGCTTGGCATGGGGCTTGATGCCGGGCAGATTGCAACGGTACTAAGCACCGCCACTATCGGATCTGTGTGCGCAGGGCCTTTGCACGGCATGATCTCCGCGCGAGCGGGCAACAATCGCGACCTCGCGGCGCTGGCGACTTCGACAATCAATGTTGGGCTATTTGCTTGGTTTTTCGCCTCGGGGCAGCCACGCAATCAGATCTGGCTCATGGTGCTCATTTTTGTGGTGGCGCTGCTAGCCCCCGCGGCGAACTACGGTTTCGATTCGGTGCGAGAACACCTCAAATATTCAGTGCTCGCCACCGGCACTGGTCTGGCCAACATGGGCGGATTCGTGGCCACCATGATCGGCGCCCAATTGATTGGTGCGCTGCTGGATTGGCACGCGCAGGTCGCAACGTTTCAGTGGGCAGACTTCCGGGTGGCTTGGCTCGGGATCATCTTCGTGTGGGCTGTTGGCGCTGCAGGCATTGTGTACTGCGGCTTAAGGCTACGCCGAATCTGTGACAACGCATCTGTTCGCTGA
- a CDS encoding succinic semialdehyde dehydrogenase — MSRRLTLGPLPKHLRQNLLRLCANTAIADHQEQEEYPVHSAFSGEVIGHALAGDEQVVEAAFFKAREAQRLWAHTPVKQRAKIFKDFHDRVLREREFLMDIVQLETGKNRLSALDEVLDVAGNARYYANKAPRLLAENANPGALPLLTKNRVQHAPKGVVGQISPWNYPLALGISDAIPALLAGNAVVAKPDWNTPFTLLAVVDLLYQAGLPRELFQVVTGAGKTVGSAIAQRSDYLMFTGSTATGRILGKTAGERLIGYSAELGGKNPMIIAADADLDKAVREVPNACFSNSGQLCVSIERIYVEAPVYEDFLSRFTKAVQQMRLGAGFDWNVDMGSLINQQQLDSVQSFVDDAVAKGATVLAGGRARPDLGPFFFEPTVLIDVPRDAKLRTEEVFGPVVYVEKVETLQEAIALANDTEYGLNASIFAAPETGWQIAGQINAGGVGINDGYAATWASIASPLGGMKQSGMSRRHGEEGLLKYTEARNVAEQRGLSIRGPKGMPPKLYGQVMSYALLLGKKLRFLP; from the coding sequence ATGAGCCGACGACTCACCCTAGGGCCTCTCCCCAAACACTTGCGCCAAAACTTATTGCGACTGTGCGCCAACACCGCCATTGCAGATCACCAGGAACAAGAGGAATATCCGGTGCACTCAGCATTCAGTGGCGAGGTCATCGGGCATGCGCTTGCAGGTGATGAGCAGGTCGTGGAAGCAGCTTTCTTCAAAGCGCGCGAGGCGCAACGCCTGTGGGCGCACACCCCGGTGAAACAGCGAGCAAAGATCTTCAAGGATTTCCACGATCGCGTACTGCGTGAGCGCGAATTCCTCATGGACATCGTGCAGCTCGAAACCGGCAAGAACCGACTATCCGCCCTCGACGAAGTGCTCGATGTCGCAGGCAACGCACGTTATTACGCCAACAAGGCACCCCGCCTGCTGGCGGAAAACGCGAACCCTGGTGCGCTGCCTCTGCTGACAAAGAACCGAGTGCAGCATGCTCCCAAGGGTGTGGTGGGCCAAATCAGCCCGTGGAATTACCCGCTCGCCTTAGGCATTTCCGATGCCATCCCCGCGCTCCTCGCAGGCAATGCGGTGGTGGCCAAACCAGATTGGAACACTCCTTTTACGCTGCTAGCCGTGGTTGATCTGCTCTACCAGGCCGGCCTGCCGCGCGAACTTTTCCAGGTGGTTACTGGGGCTGGCAAAACCGTCGGCTCCGCCATCGCTCAGCGCAGCGATTACTTAATGTTCACCGGTTCCACCGCCACCGGACGAATCTTAGGAAAGACCGCTGGCGAACGCCTCATCGGTTATTCTGCTGAACTCGGCGGTAAGAACCCCATGATCATCGCCGCCGACGCCGATCTAGACAAAGCCGTGCGCGAGGTGCCAAACGCCTGTTTTTCTAACTCTGGCCAACTGTGCGTCTCCATCGAGCGGATTTACGTCGAGGCGCCGGTGTACGAGGACTTTCTGAGCCGCTTCACCAAGGCCGTGCAGCAGATGCGCCTTGGTGCAGGATTCGACTGGAATGTAGACATGGGCTCGCTCATCAACCAACAGCAACTCGACAGCGTCCAAAGCTTCGTTGACGACGCCGTAGCCAAGGGGGCCACCGTGCTCGCTGGCGGCCGTGCTCGCCCGGACCTCGGCCCCTTCTTCTTTGAGCCGACTGTGCTTATCGACGTCCCCCGCGACGCCAAACTTCGCACCGAAGAAGTCTTCGGCCCTGTGGTGTACGTGGAAAAAGTGGAGACTCTTCAAGAGGCGATCGCGCTTGCCAACGACACCGAATACGGCCTCAACGCATCTATTTTCGCAGCCCCCGAGACGGGCTGGCAGATTGCCGGGCAAATCAACGCCGGCGGGGTTGGGATCAACGACGGTTACGCCGCGACGTGGGCCTCAATCGCTTCACCCCTAGGTGGCATGAAGCAATCGGGAATGAGCCGACGCCACGGCGAGGAAGGCCTGCTGAAATACACCGAGGCACGCAACGTCGCCGAACAGCGCGGGCTATCCATCCGAGGCCCTAAAGGCATGCCACCAAAGCTCTATGGCCAAGTGATGTCCTATGCCCTGCTGCTAGGTAAGAAACTGCGGTTCTTGCCCTAA
- a CDS encoding NUDIX hydrolase: MATPDYVLKLREKIGNDELFMPGVTAVVIRDVPEGAPITAVPEVLLVKRADNEQWTPITGIVDPGEEPHLAAVREVKEETGLDVQVEALLGVGAAGPVTYPNGDQARYMDTAMRCSLAGDDTPRVADDENLEVGWFSIMQMPPMSPRFRLVIGDAVAQLRRPEGFKPRMGFQKRDRQR, encoded by the coding sequence GTGGCGACCCCGGACTATGTATTGAAACTGCGCGAGAAGATCGGCAACGACGAGCTGTTTATGCCCGGCGTCACCGCCGTGGTGATCCGTGATGTTCCTGAAGGGGCACCGATCACTGCGGTGCCTGAGGTGCTGTTGGTGAAGCGGGCCGATAACGAGCAGTGGACCCCGATCACCGGCATCGTCGATCCCGGTGAAGAACCTCATCTTGCTGCGGTGCGTGAGGTGAAGGAAGAAACCGGCCTCGACGTCCAGGTGGAAGCCTTGTTGGGCGTCGGTGCCGCCGGTCCAGTCACTTACCCCAACGGTGACCAAGCCCGCTACATGGACACCGCCATGCGCTGCTCGCTGGCGGGCGATGATACCCCGCGCGTGGCGGATGATGAAAATCTTGAAGTGGGCTGGTTCTCCATCATGCAGATGCCGCCAATGAGTCCACGCTTCCGTCTAGTCATCGGTGATGCGGTGGCGCAGCTTCGCCGCCCCGAGGGCTTCAAGCCTCGCATGGGTTTTCAAAAGCGCGATCGCCAGCGTTAG
- a CDS encoding glutamate synthase subunit beta, translating into MADPQGFLKFDREEPAHRPVPLRLMDYSEVYEAAPEGQIERQATRCMDCGVPFCHEGCPLGNIIPEWNDLVRQDRWREAFDRLHATNNFPEFTGRLCPAPCEGACVLGINDDPVTIKNVELAIAERGFEEGWVQPITPTLDTGMRVAVVGSGPAGLAAAQQLTRAGHTVTVYERDDRLGGLMRYGVPEYKMENRWIDRRLEQMRAEGTEFRTGVSPTAADLNAYDAVVLATGTPIPRELPVVGRELEGIYPAMEYLNLQNRVCEGDTDTPAISAKGKKVVIIGGGDTGTDCFGTALRQGAASVTQFDIRPRAPKHRAASTPWPMYPLVYRTATAHEEGEYVISGDESAAEIEALGLATRQLGTPLGNRVYNVNTVSFHGDDGRVQQLRANEVQVVNGRREAIEDTDFEMDADLVLLALGFSGAERGGVTHELGVAFDERGRMVRDFEYRAQIKPLFPGFKPPVYVAGDNGRGQSLIVWAIAEGRACAAAVDADLMGETALPVAVTPQKQPLSVRA; encoded by the coding sequence ATGGCTGATCCACAAGGATTTCTGAAGTTCGACCGCGAAGAGCCAGCGCACCGTCCTGTGCCGCTGCGCTTGATGGATTACTCCGAGGTGTACGAGGCTGCACCCGAAGGCCAGATCGAGCGTCAAGCAACCCGCTGCATGGATTGCGGCGTGCCGTTTTGCCACGAAGGCTGCCCTTTGGGCAACATCATCCCTGAGTGGAATGACCTGGTGCGCCAAGATCGCTGGCGCGAAGCCTTCGATCGCCTCCATGCCACCAATAACTTCCCGGAATTTACTGGCAGGCTGTGCCCAGCACCTTGCGAGGGTGCCTGTGTGCTTGGCATCAATGATGATCCGGTGACCATCAAGAACGTGGAGCTGGCTATTGCAGAGCGCGGCTTTGAAGAAGGCTGGGTGCAGCCCATTACTCCCACCCTTGATACCGGTATGCGCGTGGCGGTCGTAGGTTCTGGCCCTGCCGGTCTGGCGGCAGCCCAGCAGCTTACTCGCGCAGGCCACACGGTAACGGTGTACGAGCGCGATGATCGCCTCGGCGGGCTTATGCGTTATGGCGTGCCGGAGTACAAGATGGAAAACCGCTGGATTGATCGTCGCCTGGAGCAGATGCGCGCCGAGGGCACCGAATTCCGCACTGGCGTGTCCCCCACCGCCGCCGATCTGAACGCCTACGACGCCGTGGTGCTCGCCACCGGCACACCAATCCCGCGCGAACTTCCCGTTGTAGGGCGCGAGCTCGAAGGTATTTACCCGGCGATGGAGTATCTCAACCTCCAAAACCGCGTGTGCGAAGGCGATACGGATACCCCGGCGATTAGTGCCAAGGGCAAGAAGGTTGTGATTATCGGCGGCGGCGATACTGGTACAGACTGCTTTGGTACCGCCTTGCGCCAGGGCGCTGCCAGCGTGACGCAGTTTGATATTCGCCCGCGGGCGCCGAAGCACCGCGCAGCTTCTACCCCGTGGCCGATGTATCCGCTGGTGTATCGCACCGCCACCGCGCACGAGGAGGGTGAGTATGTGATCAGCGGCGATGAGTCCGCCGCCGAGATTGAAGCACTTGGTCTGGCTACCCGTCAGCTCGGTACGCCCCTGGGTAATCGCGTGTACAACGTCAATACCGTGAGCTTCCACGGCGACGACGGCCGCGTGCAGCAGTTGCGCGCCAATGAGGTGCAGGTGGTAAACGGCCGGCGCGAGGCCATCGAGGACACAGACTTTGAAATGGACGCCGACCTGGTGCTGTTGGCCCTGGGCTTTAGCGGCGCGGAGCGTGGCGGAGTGACCCACGAGCTGGGCGTGGCTTTTGATGAGCGCGGCCGCATGGTGCGCGATTTCGAGTACCGCGCGCAGATCAAGCCGCTATTCCCGGGTTTCAAGCCGCCGGTGTATGTGGCGGGCGATAATGGGCGCGGGCAGTCGTTGATCGTTTGGGCGATCGCCGAGGGCCGTGCCTGCGCCGCCGCGGTGGATGCCGACCTCATGGGCGAAACGGCGTTGCCTGTGGCGGTGACCCCGCAGAAGCAGCCTTTGAGCGTTCGCGCCTAG
- a CDS encoding dihydrolipoyl dehydrogenase family protein, protein MSKHFDVAVIGFGKAGKTIAMKRAKAGDSVVLFEQSAAMYGGTCINIGCVPTKKLLFEAHRTSGETPAQRWENIKQARHELVRKMNGANLTMAQDAGVEVVTARAQFVGEREIEANGERFTADTVIINTGATARTLDVPGAEDPRVVDSTGIQFLDALPEDLVIVGGGPIAMEFASLFLTLGVKVHMLDHGPEFGRAFDRDVASAVLEHLEAQGLHFVPNADVERIDCGERLRVHANVCGESRDFPADAVLVAIGRAPNTQDMGLENAGVDTDEKAAVVVDKQLRSSAEGVYAVGDVNGGPQFTYISYDDHRVVLSARWGDGERTTEHRVIPTATFIDPPLATVGKSQAQLEREGVRFEVKQAKIADIAVMPRPKILGQTTGVAKFLISEDDQILGATLWCVDAQEIINTVALAMRVGMTASELGGQIVTHPANTEVLNGVLG, encoded by the coding sequence GTGAGCAAGCATTTTGACGTCGCCGTGATCGGCTTCGGTAAAGCCGGTAAGACCATTGCGATGAAGCGTGCCAAAGCAGGTGATTCTGTGGTGCTCTTTGAACAATCTGCAGCCATGTACGGTGGCACCTGCATCAATATCGGCTGCGTGCCCACCAAGAAACTGCTCTTTGAGGCGCACCGCACCTCCGGCGAAACACCCGCACAGCGTTGGGAGAACATCAAGCAAGCTCGCCATGAGCTTGTGCGCAAGATGAATGGTGCCAACCTCACCATGGCGCAGGATGCTGGTGTGGAAGTGGTCACCGCCCGCGCGCAATTTGTGGGCGAGCGCGAGATCGAGGCGAACGGCGAGCGTTTCACCGCCGACACCGTGATTATCAATACCGGTGCTACTGCACGCACCTTGGATGTACCGGGTGCGGAAGATCCCCGGGTGGTGGATTCCACCGGCATCCAATTCCTTGACGCGTTGCCGGAAGATTTGGTGATCGTGGGCGGCGGCCCAATCGCCATGGAGTTTGCCTCGCTCTTCCTCACCCTCGGTGTGAAGGTGCACATGCTCGATCACGGCCCGGAGTTTGGCCGCGCCTTCGATCGCGACGTCGCCTCGGCCGTGCTTGAGCACCTGGAAGCTCAAGGTCTGCACTTTGTGCCCAACGCCGATGTTGAGCGCATCGACTGCGGCGAGCGCCTCAGGGTGCATGCCAACGTCTGCGGGGAGTCGAGAGACTTTCCTGCCGACGCCGTGCTGGTGGCAATCGGCCGTGCGCCGAATACTCAGGATATGGGGCTCGAGAACGCCGGTGTGGACACTGATGAAAAGGCGGCGGTGGTCGTCGACAAGCAACTGCGAAGCAGCGCCGAAGGCGTATATGCGGTGGGTGACGTCAATGGTGGGCCTCAGTTCACCTATATTTCCTACGACGATCACCGCGTGGTGCTCAGCGCACGCTGGGGCGATGGCGAGCGAACCACGGAGCATCGAGTGATTCCTACCGCCACTTTTATCGACCCACCGCTGGCAACCGTTGGCAAGAGCCAGGCGCAACTTGAACGCGAAGGCGTGCGCTTTGAAGTGAAGCAGGCCAAAATTGCCGATATCGCCGTGATGCCGCGACCGAAAATTCTGGGACAAACAACCGGCGTGGCGAAGTTCCTGATCAGCGAGGACGATCAGATTCTGGGAGCCACGCTGTGGTGCGTCGATGCTCAGGAGATCATCAATACCGTTGCGCTTGCCATGCGGGTAGGGATGACTGCGAGTGAGCTCGGCGGGCAGATCGTCACACACCCCGCCAATACCGAGGTGCTGAACGGGGTATTGGGGTAG
- a CDS encoding immunoglobulin-like domain-containing protein: MTPRSKKALAVTLGSSIAIAGAMVASPSAVAQENQPPVITANDATVPLNGDYGISLLNIDAQDPEDGNVITSVTTSGSVDTSQPGEYPVTITASDANGLKTSKTVTVTVLGASEPAPKNTVPVITAKDVTLNVGEKFEIALINPSATDAEDGNVTDSIEVLENNVDTSKPGTYYVTLAAYDSWGFQAKKIVEVTVVDPDASKPVDPKDPDKKDEDSKDGDKKDKDSEEKSEAAKSSQAAKSSEAAKSEAAKKAEEAKKSEAAQAHNNKRSLANTGASVLGIIVLGAALVGGGVFLMRRRRG, translated from the coding sequence ATGACTCCACGTTCTAAGAAGGCCCTTGCTGTCACCCTCGGCAGCTCCATCGCTATCGCCGGCGCCATGGTGGCAAGCCCCAGCGCTGTGGCGCAGGAAAACCAGCCACCGGTGATCACCGCGAACGATGCGACCGTGCCCCTGAACGGTGACTATGGCATTTCTCTGTTGAACATCGATGCGCAGGATCCTGAGGACGGCAACGTCATCACCTCGGTGACTACCTCCGGCAGCGTTGATACCAGTCAGCCCGGCGAGTATCCCGTCACCATTACTGCCTCAGACGCAAACGGCCTGAAGACCTCCAAGACGGTCACCGTCACGGTGTTGGGGGCCAGCGAGCCTGCTCCAAAGAACACCGTGCCTGTGATTACCGCCAAGGACGTCACCTTGAATGTGGGTGAGAAATTCGAGATTGCCCTGATCAACCCGAGTGCTACTGATGCTGAGGACGGTAACGTTACCGATTCCATCGAGGTGCTGGAAAACAACGTAGACACCTCCAAGCCGGGCACCTACTACGTCACGCTGGCCGCCTACGATAGCTGGGGATTCCAGGCCAAGAAGATCGTCGAGGTCACCGTCGTGGACCCGGATGCGTCGAAGCCAGTTGATCCGAAGGATCCAGACAAGAAGGACGAGGACAGCAAGGACGGCGATAAGAAGGACAAGGACTCGGAAGAGAAGTCCGAGGCAGCAAAGTCCTCCCAGGCAGCAAAGTCCTCCGAGGCTGCAAAGTCAGAGGCAGCGAAGAAGGCCGAAGAAGCCAAGAAGTCCGAAGCCGCTCAAGCGCACAACAATAAGCGTTCCCTGGCGAACACCGGCGCCTCCGTGCTGGGCATCATTGTTCTCGGTGCGGCTCTCGTTGGCGGTGGCGTGTTCTTGATGCGTCGTCGTCGCGGATAA
- the thrC gene encoding threonine synthase translates to MKYISTRDASQTPASFSDILIAGLSPDGGLYLPEHYPQIDGAQLDQWRSLLAQQGYAALAAEVLKLFVDDIPAEDLEGIAKRAYTTEKFAHEDIVPVTHLEDNIYLGHLSEGPTAAFKDMAMQMLGELFEYELARRGETLNILGATSGDTGSSAEYAMRGRKGIRVFMLTPKGRMTPFQQAQMFGLDDPNIFNIALDGVFDDCQDAVKAVSADADFKRVQRIGAVNSINWARLMAQVVYYISTYLRMTDNNEQKVSFAVPTGNFGDICAGHIARQMGLPIDRLIVATNENDVLDEFFRTGNYRVRSSSDTFETSSPSMDISRASNFERFIFDLLGRDPERTAELFGTKVAQGGFSLVDDPAFPKAAHEYGFASATSTHADRVATIRDCNERLDTLIDPHTADGVKAARDWKDQVSTPIVVLETALPVKFADTIREAIGEEPEIPERFAGIMEAPRHVADLPNDPEAVKQYILDSIQASEV, encoded by the coding sequence GTGAAATATATTTCTACGCGTGATGCATCCCAGACCCCAGCGAGTTTTAGCGACATTCTGATTGCAGGTCTAAGCCCCGATGGTGGGCTGTACTTGCCTGAGCACTATCCGCAGATCGATGGTGCCCAACTAGATCAGTGGCGCAGCCTTTTAGCGCAGCAGGGGTATGCGGCTTTAGCTGCTGAGGTGCTCAAGCTCTTTGTCGACGACATCCCGGCGGAGGATCTTGAGGGCATAGCCAAGCGCGCGTACACCACCGAGAAGTTCGCGCACGAGGACATCGTGCCGGTTACGCACTTGGAGGACAACATTTACCTGGGCCACCTTTCCGAAGGCCCAACGGCCGCCTTCAAGGATATGGCCATGCAGATGCTCGGCGAGCTCTTTGAATACGAGCTGGCCCGTCGCGGTGAGACCCTGAACATTTTGGGCGCTACCTCGGGTGATACTGGTTCTTCTGCCGAGTACGCGATGCGCGGGCGCAAGGGCATCCGTGTGTTCATGCTGACGCCGAAGGGCCGCATGACCCCCTTCCAGCAGGCGCAGATGTTCGGCCTGGATGACCCCAACATCTTCAACATCGCCCTCGATGGCGTATTTGACGATTGCCAGGATGCCGTCAAGGCGGTGTCCGCCGACGCCGATTTCAAACGCGTTCAGCGCATCGGTGCCGTGAATTCCATCAACTGGGCACGTCTCATGGCGCAGGTTGTCTACTACATCTCTACGTATCTGCGCATGACAGACAACAACGAGCAAAAGGTCAGCTTCGCGGTGCCCACCGGCAATTTCGGCGACATCTGCGCTGGTCACATCGCTCGCCAGATGGGGCTGCCCATTGATCGCCTGATCGTCGCTACCAACGAGAATGACGTCTTGGACGAGTTCTTCCGCACCGGCAATTATCGAGTCCGCAGCTCCTCCGACACTTTTGAAACCTCTTCGCCTTCGATGGATATTTCGCGAGCCTCTAACTTCGAGCGCTTCATCTTCGATCTCCTCGGCCGCGATCCCGAGCGCACCGCAGAACTGTTTGGCACCAAAGTTGCACAGGGTGGTTTTTCGCTTGTCGACGATCCCGCGTTCCCCAAAGCCGCCCACGAATACGGATTCGCATCTGCTACCTCCACTCACGCCGACCGCGTGGCGACGATCCGCGATTGCAACGAGCGCCTTGACACTCTGATTGATCCGCACACCGCCGATGGTGTGAAGGCTGCCCGGGACTGGAAGGATCAGGTGTCCACCCCAATCGTGGTGCTGGAAACAGCGCTGCCGGTGAAGTTCGCCGATACGATCCGCGAGGCCATCGGTGAAGAACCGGAGATCCCAGAGCGCTTCGCCGGGATTATGGAGGCGCCCCGCCACGTTGCGGATCTGCCCAACGATCCGGAGGCCGTGAAGCAGTACATTTTGGATTCCATTCAAGCATCGGAGGTTTAA